A region of Lacinutrix sp. Hel_I_90 DNA encodes the following proteins:
- a CDS encoding glycoside hydrolase family 19 protein, whose product MSKALKITGALVASVLFFGFRRSKGNAPISATLFNTVKKATINAFGNLNSDQIDALSAITNAFITYGDGDNSKLAYIIATAWHESRFKPVRECFANTDAQARQCVKTKPYGLPVNGKVYYGRGYVQLTWSYNYEKMANWLGLDLVNNPDIALRRDVAAKIIVYGMYNGTFTTKKLSDYIGGNYNDFYNARRIVNGLDKAQLINDYAISLVSYNA is encoded by the coding sequence ATGAGTAAAGCACTAAAAATTACAGGCGCGTTAGTCGCATCGGTTTTGTTTTTTGGTTTTCGTAGATCGAAAGGCAACGCGCCTATTAGTGCAACTCTTTTTAATACTGTAAAAAAAGCAACGATTAACGCTTTTGGAAACTTAAACAGTGATCAAATCGACGCATTATCTGCAATAACTAACGCATTTATAACCTATGGCGATGGTGATAATAGTAAACTAGCTTACATTATAGCTACAGCTTGGCACGAAAGTAGGTTTAAACCTGTGCGTGAATGTTTTGCTAATACAGATGCTCAAGCTAGACAGTGTGTAAAAACAAAACCTTATGGGCTGCCAGTAAATGGTAAAGTGTATTATGGACGAGGATATGTACAATTAACCTGGTCTTACAACTATGAGAAAATGGCGAATTGGCTAGGTTTAGATTTGGTTAATAATCCGGATATAGCATTGCGAAGAGATGTGGCTGCTAAAATTATAGTTTATGGCATGTACAACGGCACATTTACAACAAAAAAACTTAGTGATTATATAGGTGGTAATTATAACGATTTTTATAATGCCAGACGTATTGTAAACGGTTTA
- a CDS encoding TIGR02594 family protein, with protein MSITTCNKEHIILALSQFGVTEIVGIHDNPVIINYLDELGYNGKQLKDETAWCSTFVNWVAMKSGLPRSKNLAARSWLKVGREVPEGKQEIGDVVIFWRGSKTDWRGHVGFYIGENENSIYTLGGNQSNQVKISEYSKSRLLGYRRLNSY; from the coding sequence ATGAGCATTACAACCTGTAATAAAGAACACATAATACTAGCCTTGTCTCAATTTGGCGTTACAGAAATTGTAGGCATACATGATAATCCTGTTATTATCAATTATCTCGATGAGTTGGGTTACAATGGCAAACAGTTAAAAGATGAAACGGCATGGTGCAGCACGTTCGTTAACTGGGTGGCCATGAAAAGCGGTTTGCCTAGAAGCAAAAATTTAGCTGCTAGGAGCTGGTTAAAAGTAGGTCGCGAGGTACCAGAAGGAAAACAGGAAATTGGAGATGTAGTGATATTCTGGAGAGGTAGCAAAACAGATTGGCGCGGCCATGTGGGTTTTTACATAGGTGAAAACGAAAATAGCATCTATACCCTTGGTGGCAATCAAAGTAACCAGGTTAAAATTTCAGAATATTCAAAATCTCGTTTGTTAGGTTACAGGCGTTTAAATAGTTATTAG
- a CDS encoding DUF456 domain-containing protein, with amino-acid sequence MIYNRLQEQDGSSSSGGFFGKLWRGIKDNIGSIVGLLIGGPVGLLLGAFLDAVINAGGTVTTRGGEIYIDEDGEPDQYPLNEIEEGLINEFVENELKPTLIALANKVDLTVNFNRGFSQKGSNIIETVNSVLKDISVIKSFAVTLQNFARSRSSNFYKNKVALIELYFNALEKAVIKTIEDDQTLQYKLVLEPQLVSNISNVESIVTRWQKQTVTANIKKYKAKDAIVTNQETEVVIGNTDVLDTTPVLQDQYDEVANAIDANPKSNFLRNLGFATIAALIIKKI; translated from the coding sequence ATGATTTATAACAGATTACAAGAGCAAGATGGGAGCAGTAGTAGCGGTGGTTTTTTTGGTAAGTTATGGAGAGGCATTAAAGATAATATAGGCAGCATTGTTGGTCTTCTTATTGGTGGTCCAGTAGGTTTGTTATTGGGTGCTTTTTTAGACGCTGTAATAAATGCTGGTGGAACTGTTACCACTAGAGGTGGTGAAATTTATATAGATGAAGATGGAGAACCTGATCAATACCCACTTAATGAAATTGAAGAGGGGCTAATCAATGAATTTGTTGAAAATGAATTAAAGCCTACATTAATTGCCTTGGCAAATAAAGTGGATTTGACAGTTAACTTTAATCGTGGTTTTTCTCAAAAAGGATCTAATATTATTGAAACTGTTAATAGTGTTCTTAAAGATATTTCTGTAATAAAATCATTTGCAGTTACTCTTCAAAATTTTGCGCGTTCCCGATCTTCTAATTTTTATAAAAACAAAGTGGCTTTAATAGAATTGTATTTCAATGCTTTAGAAAAAGCGGTTATAAAGACTATTGAAGACGACCAAACACTACAATATAAATTGGTTTTAGAACCTCAATTAGTATCTAATATTTCTAATGTTGAAAGCATTGTAACAAGGTGGCAAAAACAAACAGTTACGGCAAACATTAAAAAGTATAAAGCTAAAGACGCCATTGTAACTAATCAAGAAACAGAGGTCGTAATCGGTAATACAGATGTATTAGATACAACGCCTGTTTTACAGGATCAATATGATGAAGTTGCAAACGCTATTGACGCAAACCCAAAATCTAATTTTTTAAGAAACCTAGGCTTTGCAACAATAGCAGCATTGATTATAAAGAAAATTTAA
- a CDS encoding nucleotide-binding protein, which yields MKPRIFIGSSTEALDIAYTIQENLEYDSNPTVWTQGIFELSSNSLDDLITALDNFDFGIFVFKPDDITEMRNKKLNTVRDNVIFELGLFIGKLGKKRVFFVVPNSTKEFHLPTDLIGVTPGKYNDSREDGNLKASLGPFCNQVRKKLKGFVLENLLDLENENEKVKKIALEKADYWEFFLSSELLKSRLKDVNRNYEELEKGLVFQKSKSYDIDGFCEWFSNSTQDFIRLISIFKKAFEVELIKAYGEPGVAGNVFEIKSAVDKIDSVCKELLAWEYELQGLIPPEELKEAAELMKGWSKVIIDTINQFPKKLDQTFSPENLAKGGDIKLELTFPPPPNSERIMEIIEGLR from the coding sequence ATGAAACCAAGAATATTTATTGGGTCTTCGACGGAGGCTTTAGACATAGCATATACTATTCAAGAAAACTTGGAATATGACTCAAATCCTACAGTTTGGACACAAGGAATATTTGAACTTTCAAGCAATTCACTAGATGACTTAATTACAGCTCTCGATAATTTCGATTTTGGAATTTTCGTTTTTAAGCCAGATGACATTACCGAAATGCGAAATAAAAAGTTGAATACTGTTCGTGACAATGTAATTTTTGAACTAGGACTTTTTATTGGCAAACTTGGAAAAAAAAGAGTGTTTTTTGTTGTTCCAAACTCGACTAAAGAATTTCACTTACCAACAGACTTAATCGGAGTTACACCAGGAAAATATAATGATTCAAGAGAAGATGGTAATTTAAAAGCATCTTTAGGTCCATTTTGTAATCAAGTTCGAAAAAAACTGAAAGGTTTTGTTCTCGAAAACTTATTGGATTTAGAAAATGAGAATGAGAAAGTAAAAAAAATTGCTTTAGAAAAAGCTGATTATTGGGAGTTTTTCCTTTCCTCTGAATTGCTAAAATCTCGACTAAAAGATGTTAATAGAAATTATGAAGAGTTGGAAAAGGGTTTGGTTTTTCAAAAATCAAAATCTTATGATATTGATGGATTTTGCGAATGGTTTAGTAATTCAACACAAGACTTTATTAGATTAATTTCAATTTTTAAAAAGGCTTTTGAAGTAGAATTAATAAAGGCATATGGCGAACCGGGAGTTGCAGGTAATGTTTTTGAGATTAAATCAGCAGTTGATAAAATAGATTCAGTTTGCAAAGAACTTCTTGCTTGGGAATATGAACTTCAAGGGTTAATTCCACCCGAGGAACTTAAAGAAGCTGCGGAATTGATGAAAGGTTGGTCGAAAGTTATAATTGATACAATAAATCAATTTCCTAAAAAACTTGATCAAACATTTTCGCCTGAAAATCTAGCTAAAGGAGGAGATATTAAATTAGAATTAACTTTTCCGCCTCCACCGAACAGTGAACGAATTATGGAAATAATAGAAGGATTAAGATAA
- a CDS encoding IS110 family transposase: MNKYKETFGIDISKDVFDCYGSKVGHLQFKNNAAGFKKFLKVLPKDSLVVMEATGYYHYLLAQFLYKKGVTVSVVNPLSVKRFIQMRLAKVKTDRSDAKAICEYGQINEVPLYNALTDVQSECLQLFRLLDSYIKKRTATKNKLHGEEVLGMPSKHVYSSLKRNLKHLEKEIAGIDQKLLSLVKADQQSQLTLLTSIPGIGLKTALFLIVITDGFQKFENASQLCSYAGITPTIRESGSSVRGRSRISKVGNRKLRNLLFLCAFNACKCNKACRALYERIVNKGKSKKLALIAVANKLLKQAFAIAKSGRPYDETYVSVI, from the coding sequence ATGAATAAATATAAAGAAACTTTTGGAATTGACATTAGTAAAGATGTCTTTGATTGTTATGGTAGTAAAGTTGGTCACTTACAGTTTAAAAACAATGCGGCAGGATTTAAGAAATTTCTTAAGGTATTACCTAAGGATAGTTTAGTGGTGATGGAAGCCACAGGTTACTACCATTACCTGCTTGCTCAGTTTCTTTACAAAAAAGGAGTTACGGTGTCTGTAGTAAATCCGTTATCGGTAAAACGATTTATACAGATGAGACTCGCCAAAGTGAAAACCGATAGAAGTGATGCTAAAGCGATTTGTGAGTATGGTCAAATCAATGAAGTGCCCCTTTACAATGCCTTAACAGATGTTCAAAGTGAATGTTTGCAACTCTTTAGACTACTGGATAGTTATATAAAGAAGCGTACAGCGACAAAGAACAAGCTCCATGGCGAAGAAGTTCTTGGTATGCCATCAAAGCATGTCTATAGTTCATTAAAAAGAAATCTTAAGCATTTGGAAAAAGAGATTGCAGGAATCGATCAGAAACTGCTAAGCCTTGTAAAGGCAGACCAGCAAAGTCAATTAACTTTATTAACTAGTATTCCAGGAATTGGTCTAAAGACAGCCCTTTTTCTAATAGTAATTACGGATGGTTTTCAGAAGTTTGAGAATGCTTCTCAATTATGCAGTTATGCTGGGATTACACCAACCATAAGAGAGTCCGGCAGTAGCGTGAGAGGTCGCAGTAGGATTAGTAAAGTTGGAAATAGGAAGCTTCGGAATTTATTATTTTTATGTGCATTTAATGCCTGTAAGTGTAACAAAGCTTGCAGAGCGCTTTACGAGCGTATAGTGAACAAAGGGAAAAGCAAAAAACTGGCATTGATTGCTGTAGCCAACAAGTTGCTAAAACAAGCGTTTGCAATAGCTAAATCTGGCAGACCATACGATGAAACTTATGTTTCAGTAATATAG